Proteins from a single region of Noviherbaspirillum saxi:
- a CDS encoding NAD(P)/FAD-dependent oxidoreductase produces MSADTAAVVVVGAGHAGAEAATAVRQAGHVGRIVLVGDEPRLPYHRPPLSKAYLAGTTTLEALLLKQQTVYDKAEVELRTGVKVERIERENKRMVLSDRTTLAYSRAILATGSRPRPLLAVGLDAGNIPSNLCYLRTTDDVERMRGRFVEGARLLIIGAGYIGLEVAAVARKAGLHVTVLEAQPRVLARVAAPSVSAFFESLHREAGVDIRVGANIESITLNAAGDVEAVITNDGTQIEADLVLAGIGVIPNVELASGAGLVVDNGIVVNQFTQSSDPDILAIGDCSNHPNPIYGRRIRLESVPNALEQARIAAAFICGKPQAYASVPWFWSDQYDVKLQMAGLSQGYDLAITRGSPASKSFTTFYLQNGIVISADCVNRAPEFMLVKKLVASRRPIDPALLADESVTLKSLAEAAAV; encoded by the coding sequence ATGAGCGCCGATACTGCGGCAGTCGTTGTAGTCGGTGCCGGTCATGCCGGCGCCGAGGCAGCGACCGCGGTCCGTCAGGCCGGCCATGTCGGCCGCATTGTGCTGGTCGGCGACGAACCACGCCTGCCCTATCACCGTCCGCCCCTTTCCAAGGCGTATCTGGCCGGCACAACGACGCTGGAAGCACTTCTGCTCAAGCAACAGACAGTCTATGACAAGGCCGAAGTCGAGCTGCGTACGGGTGTCAAAGTCGAGCGCATTGAGCGCGAAAACAAGCGCATGGTCCTGTCGGACAGGACGACGCTCGCTTATTCGCGCGCAATACTTGCCACCGGCAGTCGCCCCCGGCCCTTGCTTGCGGTGGGACTCGACGCGGGCAATATTCCCTCCAACCTTTGCTACCTCCGCACGACAGACGATGTGGAGCGTATGCGCGGACGTTTTGTCGAAGGCGCGCGCCTGCTGATCATCGGTGCCGGCTATATCGGTCTTGAAGTCGCCGCAGTCGCGCGCAAGGCTGGACTGCATGTCACCGTGCTGGAAGCGCAGCCGCGTGTCCTGGCGCGCGTAGCGGCTCCTTCAGTTTCCGCATTTTTTGAATCGCTGCACCGAGAGGCCGGCGTCGACATCCGTGTCGGCGCGAATATTGAGAGCATCACGCTCAACGCCGCCGGCGACGTCGAAGCTGTGATAACGAACGACGGCACACAGATCGAAGCGGATCTGGTACTCGCCGGCATCGGCGTGATTCCGAATGTCGAGCTTGCCTCCGGAGCCGGGCTGGTTGTGGACAATGGCATTGTCGTCAACCAGTTCACGCAGAGCTCGGACCCTGACATCCTTGCCATCGGCGACTGCTCGAATCATCCGAATCCGATTTATGGCCGCCGAATTCGTCTCGAATCGGTGCCGAACGCTCTGGAGCAGGCGCGTATTGCAGCAGCATTCATTTGCGGCAAGCCGCAGGCGTATGCATCCGTGCCATGGTTCTGGTCCGATCAGTATGATGTGAAGCTGCAAATGGCCGGATTGTCGCAGGGTTACGACCTTGCGATCACGCGCGGTTCGCCGGCGAGCAAATCCTTCACTACTTTCTATTTACAGAACGGCATCGTCATTTCGGCCGACTGCGTCAACCGCGCGCCGGAATTCATGCTGGTCAAAAAACTGGTTGCCTCCCGCCGCCCAATCGATCCGGCGCTGCTGGCGGACGAGAGCGTGACATTGAAGTCGCTGGCGGAAGCGGCGGCGGTTTAG
- a CDS encoding metal-dependent hydrolase, producing MKVRFPKWDFSKVRAHWAPSIEFSQRYNAASTVPAHIEPYLVKVMMQAKKVLDPKHTKLHEDLDIFIKQEVQHCKQHLAFNRALYAQGYEGMKAIEDPYREDYDRFLKEKSLRFNLAYAEGFEAMGSASALVFFEDLDDLLEGADQDAVDLWKWHLAEEFEHREVAFQVYQAICGRGFFSWLYRVYGLFYAVKHIRTHTARLEEFLMNQDRKSMSPEEVQRSIERQKVIAKKVAKASLPRMLGALSPFYDPAKKVPPAGMELYWQQY from the coding sequence ATGAAAGTACGTTTTCCCAAGTGGGACTTTTCCAAGGTCCGCGCTCATTGGGCTCCCTCCATCGAATTTTCGCAGCGCTACAACGCTGCATCGACGGTTCCTGCACATATCGAGCCGTATCTTGTCAAAGTCATGATGCAAGCCAAGAAGGTACTAGATCCCAAGCACACGAAGCTGCATGAAGATCTTGATATTTTTATCAAGCAGGAAGTCCAGCATTGCAAGCAGCACCTTGCCTTCAACAGGGCGCTGTATGCACAGGGCTACGAAGGCATGAAGGCGATCGAGGATCCATACCGCGAGGACTATGACCGCTTCCTGAAGGAAAAGTCGCTGCGCTTCAATCTGGCGTACGCCGAAGGGTTCGAAGCCATGGGCTCGGCCTCGGCGCTGGTCTTTTTCGAGGACCTCGACGATCTGCTGGAAGGCGCCGACCAGGATGCCGTGGACTTGTGGAAATGGCATCTTGCCGAAGAGTTCGAACATCGCGAGGTGGCGTTCCAGGTCTATCAGGCGATTTGCGGCCGCGGCTTTTTCAGCTGGCTGTATCGTGTATATGGCCTGTTCTACGCGGTCAAGCACATCCGCACGCATACCGCGCGACTCGAAGAATTTCTGATGAATCAGGATCGCAAGTCGATGAGCCCGGAAGAAGTGCAGCGCTCGATCGAGCGTCAGAAAGTCATTGCCAAGAAGGTTGCAAAGGCTTCGCTGCCGCGCATGCTCGGTGCACTCAGCCCGTTCTACGACCCGGCAAAGAAAGTGCCGCCTGCAGGGATGGAGCTCTACTGGCAACAGTATTGA
- a CDS encoding TetR/AcrR family transcriptional regulator, translating into MANRDSKAAQERPSLRQEQKRLTYERLLASAIEVFEETGYRAATIAQIAQHAGADRTTFYLHFKNKSDVATGIARRHTSATAKHFHALDNLSNPSLKDVRAWVKLIFNYWTGFSTELEVLCEAIASDAELSSLTADYNAHLANIVTRNSSHGMSAKERRIMRAKAMLLISTQRDAMFSILCRKQTAISLNHIVDALASLWWECLYQHVSATDTKKN; encoded by the coding sequence ATGGCCAACCGTGACTCGAAGGCAGCACAGGAAAGACCGTCGCTGCGCCAGGAACAGAAGCGTCTAACCTATGAGCGCCTGCTCGCATCGGCGATCGAGGTGTTTGAAGAGACGGGATACCGGGCGGCGACGATTGCTCAAATCGCTCAGCATGCGGGTGCCGACCGCACTACCTTCTACCTGCATTTCAAGAATAAGTCGGATGTCGCGACAGGCATCGCGCGGCGCCATACTTCAGCAACCGCCAAGCATTTTCATGCGCTTGATAACCTGTCCAATCCGAGCCTCAAGGATGTGCGCGCCTGGGTCAAGCTGATCTTCAATTACTGGACAGGGTTTTCGACCGAGCTTGAGGTACTGTGCGAAGCAATCGCAAGCGACGCCGAGTTGAGTTCCCTGACGGCCGACTACAATGCGCACCTGGCGAACATCGTGACCCGCAACAGTAGTCATGGCATGTCGGCCAAGGAGCGCCGCATCATGCGCGCAAAAGCCATGTTGCTGATTTCAACCCAGCGGGATGCAATGTTTTCGATATTGTGCCGCAAGCAAACCGCCATATCGCTTAACCACATCGTGGATGCCCTGGCCAGCCTGTGGTGGGAGTGCCTGTACCAGCACGTCTCTGCGACAGATACCAAAAAAAACTAG
- a CDS encoding cysteine hydrolase family protein, translating to MVRGLDKGQKAALIISECQRGVIEEGLSPFPSLAEQVKSRGIVSRIGSLAESFRAAGLPVLHAHVVHRPDYADLPVTSVIVGLSVRNGRMKAGTIDVDSVAELPVQPGDILHARSFSLVGFHGTDLDQTLRNMGVRTLVIAGVSSNVAVNGMALCASDLGYQVVIPEDCTAGATAESHAFMMKEALPLYATVTSGNAVIELLAGRSKD from the coding sequence ATGGTACGAGGCCTCGATAAGGGACAAAAAGCGGCGCTGATCATCAGCGAATGCCAGCGCGGCGTGATCGAGGAAGGGCTTTCGCCATTTCCTTCGCTTGCGGAACAGGTCAAGTCGCGCGGCATCGTCAGCAGGATCGGCAGTCTGGCGGAGTCCTTTCGCGCTGCAGGGCTTCCCGTGCTGCATGCGCATGTCGTTCACCGGCCCGATTATGCCGACCTGCCGGTGACCAGCGTCATCGTTGGTCTGTCGGTCAGGAACGGCCGCATGAAGGCCGGCACCATCGATGTTGATTCGGTGGCTGAACTGCCGGTGCAACCCGGTGATATCCTGCATGCGCGCAGTTTTAGCCTGGTCGGCTTTCATGGTACCGATCTCGATCAGACATTGCGCAACATGGGCGTGAGAACGCTGGTAATTGCCGGCGTGTCGTCCAACGTCGCCGTGAACGGTATGGCGCTCTGCGCCTCGGATCTCGGCTATCAGGTCGTGATTCCAGAAGATTGCACGGCCGGTGCGACGGCCGAGTCGCACGCCTTTATGATGAAGGAAGCATTGCCGCTTTATGCGACGGTTACCAGTGGGAATGCAGTGATTGAACTGCTTGCGGGGCGCAGCAAGGATTAA
- a CDS encoding enoyl-CoA hydratase/isomerase family protein: MKLSEYKTISFERRGKVLHLTFNQPDTLNSFHGLSHTELSHIFYDVVEDPESEIIVVSGAGRAFSAGGDIEYMQWLYDNPKEFYRCVREAKRVVMGMLECDKPIIGKINGDAIGLGSTVALFCDMTFAADHARFGDPHNNVGLTSGDGGQIIWPYLIGYARAKHYLLTGEKIGAKEAAQIGLINAAMPAAELDAYVDEYAQKLAALPTQSLRWSKSTINVPLRQMAASMMDAGMAYENVAARTADHVEAIAAFRGKRKPNFQGQ, translated from the coding sequence ATGAAATTATCTGAATACAAGACCATTAGCTTTGAGCGCCGCGGCAAGGTTCTGCACCTGACGTTCAACCAGCCTGACACCCTGAACAGCTTCCATGGACTCTCGCACACCGAGCTGTCGCACATCTTCTATGACGTCGTGGAAGATCCGGAAAGCGAAATCATCGTCGTGAGCGGCGCAGGACGCGCCTTCAGCGCCGGCGGCGATATCGAATACATGCAGTGGCTGTATGACAATCCAAAAGAGTTCTACCGCTGCGTGCGCGAAGCCAAGCGCGTTGTGATGGGCATGCTGGAATGCGACAAGCCGATTATCGGCAAGATCAACGGCGACGCAATCGGTCTCGGTTCTACCGTTGCCCTGTTCTGCGACATGACATTCGCCGCCGACCATGCACGCTTCGGCGATCCGCACAACAACGTCGGCCTGACATCGGGCGACGGCGGACAAATCATCTGGCCTTATCTGATCGGCTATGCGCGCGCCAAGCATTACCTGCTGACAGGCGAGAAGATCGGCGCCAAGGAAGCCGCGCAGATTGGTCTCATCAATGCCGCGATGCCAGCCGCGGAACTCGACGCCTACGTTGACGAGTATGCGCAGAAACTGGCCGCATTGCCGACCCAATCCCTGCGCTGGAGCAAGTCGACCATCAATGTACCGCTGCGCCAGATGGCAGCCAGCATGATGGACGCTGGCATGGCGTACGAAAACGTCGCGGCGCGTACCGCCGACCACGTTGAGGCGATTGCGGCTTTCCGCGGCAAGCGCAAGCCGAACTTCCAGGGACAGTAA
- a CDS encoding rubredoxin codes for MKKWQCFFCGFFYDEELGFPNEGIPAGTRWEDIPEDWICPECGAAKNDFAMIEVA; via the coding sequence GTGAAGAAGTGGCAATGCTTTTTTTGCGGATTTTTTTACGACGAAGAGTTAGGGTTTCCGAATGAGGGCATTCCAGCGGGAACGCGCTGGGAGGATATCCCTGAGGATTGGATTTGCCCGGAATGCGGCGCAGCCAAGAATGACTTTGCAATGATCGAGGTCGCATGA